The following proteins are co-located in the Apis mellifera strain DH4 linkage group LG9, Amel_HAv3.1, whole genome shotgun sequence genome:
- the LOC409411 gene encoding transmembrane protein 41 homolog isoform X2 has translation MKTETRIKQNIDSSKEVSTKQAILTVSVVFITSLSALLYVYTTFPELAEDEQQHMKLPLDLEEAKNLGKLLGRYRDLYYFQVLIGLFLTYIFLQTFAIPGSIFLSILSGFLFPFPLALLLVCSCSAVGASLCYLLSSLLGRRLLFKYFPEKAREWTLTVKKHKDNLFNYMLFLRITPLLPNWFINLASPIIGVPLAPFTVGTFFGVVPPSFIAIQAGQTLQNLTLSTGWSWKSVIILCVFAVLSLVPILFKQKIQQKFD, from the exons ATGAAAACAGAAActagaataaaacaaaatatcg attccTCTAAAGAGGTATCGACAAAACAAGCAATTTTAACAGTTAGTGTGGTCTTTATCACCTCTTTATCAGCATTACTTTATGTTTATACTACTTTTCCAGAACTTGCAGA aGATGAACAACAGCATATGAAATTACCATTAGATCTTGAAGAGGCTAAAAATTTGGGTAAACTTCTTGGACGATATAgagatctttattattttcaagtacTAATTGGACTAtttcttacatatatttt TTTACAAACTTTTGCTATTCCAGGTTCTATTTTCCTTTCAATCCTTTCtggttttctttttccctttcctttagCTTTATTATTAGTATGCAGTTGCAGTGCAGTAGGAGCATCACTTTGTTACCTTCTTTCATCACTTTTGGGACGTAGAttgctttttaaatatttcccaGAAAAAGCAAGAGAATGGACATTAACAGTAAAAAAACACAAAGATAACCTTTTTAATTACATGCTATTTCTTCGAATAACTCCATTACTTCCAAATTGGTTTATAAATCTAGCCAGCCCTATAATTGGAGTGCCTCTTGCACCATTTACTGTAGGCACATTTTTTGGAGTTGTTCCACCATCTTTTATTGCCATTCAAGCAGGTCAGACATTACAAAACTTAACTTTATCTACTGGCTGGTCATGGAAaagtgttataatattatgtgtgTTTGCTGTATTATCATTAGTgcctattttatttaaacaaaagataCAACAaaagtttgattaa
- the LOC727592 gene encoding uncharacterized protein LOC727592, whose translation MVHLEEYKKELEKIYQCARENDITETEINRILQNSFYILEKKNKKINFHVIKSMVIILCIIVICFIFFDKKILAIVLLRNLQNSIYPGLKLLRQIAIPIIQHYPSLSELYDEWCLLENPYFYVNDMDCWPCRVIHFIPDLSGHHISRSFNPGIPYIKTENYSLVHMENIQQLLWQNSEIFEKDAMKVLSNNMTYRNIRDIMEKKMDLNPSKNLNNHILWRINRMRAGRILRKLFPKPIDIPNWWEQSTERFIFFDESKSPSYSLPNPECSNVMIRCTTGTRLIKMIASPECFTSCKSFIVLLSAGKTLWYNWWYWRPISLPALNSTSITISYMTSFC comes from the exons atggttcatttagaagaatataaaaaggaattagaaaagatttatCAATGTGCACgtgaaaatgatattacagAAACTGAAATCAatagaattttacaaaattctttttatattcttgaaaaaaaaaacaaaaaaattaatttccatgttataaaaagtatggttataatattatgtataatagttatatgttttatattttttgataaaaagatcTTAGCAATAGTGTTATTgagaaatttgcaaaattctatttatccaggtttaaaattattaagacaAATAGCAATACCAATAATTCAACATTATCCTTCTTTATCTg aattatatgatGAATGGTGCTTATTAGAAAATCCATATTTTTACGTAAATGATATGGATTGTTGGCCTTGTAgagttatacattttataccaGATCTAAGTGGTCACCATATATCTAGATCATTTAATCCAGGAATTCCTTatataaaaacagaaaattattctctagTTCATATGGAAAATATACAACAATTACTATGGcaaaattcagaaatatttgaaaaagatgcTATGAAAGTATTATCTAACAATATGACTTATag aaatattcgtgatattatggaaaaaaagatggatTTAAAtccttctaaaaatttaaataatcatattttgtgGAGAATTAATCGTATGAGAGCAggaagaattttaagaaaattatttccaaaaccTATAGATATACCAAATTGGTGGGAACAAAGTacagaaagatttattttttttgatgaatcaAAATCTCCATCCTATTCTTta ccAAATCCTGAATGTAGTAATGTAATGATAAGATGTACAACTGGTacaagattgataaaaatgatagcAAGTCCAGAATGTTTTACATCTTGCAAAtcttttatagtattattatctGCTGGAAAAACtt tatgGTATAATTGGTGGTATTGGCGGCCAATCAGCCTTCCAGCTTTAAATTCAACTAGTATTACCATTAGTTATATGACTTCATTTtgctga
- the LOC409411 gene encoding transmembrane protein 41B isoform X1: MTRILTLKLIICHHIINSSKEVSTKQAILTVSVVFITSLSALLYVYTTFPELAEDEQQHMKLPLDLEEAKNLGKLLGRYRDLYYFQVLIGLFLTYIFLQTFAIPGSIFLSILSGFLFPFPLALLLVCSCSAVGASLCYLLSSLLGRRLLFKYFPEKAREWTLTVKKHKDNLFNYMLFLRITPLLPNWFINLASPIIGVPLAPFTVGTFFGVVPPSFIAIQAGQTLQNLTLSTGWSWKSVIILCVFAVLSLVPILFKQKIQQKFD; this comes from the exons atgaCAAGAATTCTAACCTTAAAACTCATTATTTGTCATCATATAATAA attccTCTAAAGAGGTATCGACAAAACAAGCAATTTTAACAGTTAGTGTGGTCTTTATCACCTCTTTATCAGCATTACTTTATGTTTATACTACTTTTCCAGAACTTGCAGA aGATGAACAACAGCATATGAAATTACCATTAGATCTTGAAGAGGCTAAAAATTTGGGTAAACTTCTTGGACGATATAgagatctttattattttcaagtacTAATTGGACTAtttcttacatatatttt TTTACAAACTTTTGCTATTCCAGGTTCTATTTTCCTTTCAATCCTTTCtggttttctttttccctttcctttagCTTTATTATTAGTATGCAGTTGCAGTGCAGTAGGAGCATCACTTTGTTACCTTCTTTCATCACTTTTGGGACGTAGAttgctttttaaatatttcccaGAAAAAGCAAGAGAATGGACATTAACAGTAAAAAAACACAAAGATAACCTTTTTAATTACATGCTATTTCTTCGAATAACTCCATTACTTCCAAATTGGTTTATAAATCTAGCCAGCCCTATAATTGGAGTGCCTCTTGCACCATTTACTGTAGGCACATTTTTTGGAGTTGTTCCACCATCTTTTATTGCCATTCAAGCAGGTCAGACATTACAAAACTTAACTTTATCTACTGGCTGGTCATGGAAaagtgttataatattatgtgtgTTTGCTGTATTATCATTAGTgcctattttatttaaacaaaagataCAACAaaagtttgattaa